The DNA sequence GGTCCTGAGAGGCCGACACCATGGTCACAGGGGTGGCGAAATCCACCACGTCGAGACGACGGCGGAGCGCTTCCGGCAAATTGACCCCACCCAGCTCAAGCTCAATGCCTTTGGCCGTTTCGGTGACATCGGCACTGATGTTGTCATCGGACAGGTTGATGATAACTCGGCCTTCGCCTTCCTCACCACGACGGAAGTCGATATTGGTGACCCGAGGTTCACTGTCGGCGCGGGGGGCCGTTTGCGACTGACGGTCGCCCGCAACGCTGGTCGCCTGTGCGGGGCGGGAAACATAGCCGCCCTGGGCCGCGCCCACCTCGAGCACATAGGTATTACCGTCCACCCGTGCACTGTAAGTGGTCAGTTCGCTAAGGTTGAGAATCAGGCGCGTGCGGCCTTGGGAACTAAGCACCAGCGCGCTCTTGCTGTTCTCGAACGACAGGGGGAAACGCCGCTGTTCCAGTGCGCTGGTTACCTCCGGGAAGTCGAGCACGATACGTGCCGGCTGCTCGATGGTGTAGCCCTCGGGTTCCGGCGGCATGTCATCGAAGCCCAAACGGACTTCGAATCGCTCCCCCGGCAACTCCGAGAACTGGATGTTGTTCAGTGACTTGGCCCACACAAGGGAAGGCGCCAGACAGACCAGTAACAAGGCTAGATTTCGCATGGTTAACCCCAATAAGCACAGTGCTCGCATGATGGCCTATTCCTTTTCTTGTAATTCAATAATTCTGGGACGCTCGACCCAGCCGTTGGCGCCATCGGCGACGATTTCCAAAAGTTCAAGCTGTGACCGCGATGCGGACACGATGCGTCCATGATTTTTACCCAGGTAATTACCCTCCGTGACCGCGTGAACACCGCCTTGGCCGTCGTTGATCAACGCCCAAAGCTGACCGTTTTTGGTCAAGGTGCCGACCATGGTCAGGTTGGCCACGTTAAAGCTTTCCAGATACTCTTTTTCCCGATTCAGATCCGGCTGAACCTGTTTACCACTTAGCTGCACCCGCCGCTCCTCTTCCCGGGCCGGCGGATCAAACGGGCTGCGCAGGGTCATGGCGCTGTAGCTAAACGGCCGGTATGGCTGGAACGCCGGCAGGGGCTCGATCTGCCCCGCCGGACGGGCCTTGGTCTGCTGGATATACTGCTGCAGGTCGCGGTGATCGGACGAACTACCACAGGCGGTCAGCGCGGCCAGACAGATGGCTAAACTGGTAAACGTTATAATTCTATTCATCACTAGATTCATCCTGTGACTTATAGCGATAGGTCTTCGCCCCGATCTGCATGGTCAGCGTTCCGCTGTCTTGTTGGCGGGCAATCGTGAAGTTGTGCAGCGTCACGATACGCGGCATGCCGGCAACACCACTGACGAACGTACCCAGATCGTGATAGCCGCCTTCAACATCAATGCTGATGGGCAGTTCCACGTAGTACTCGGACTGCTGCTCGGACTCCAGGCGGATACTGTTGATGTCCAGTCCGCTTTCAGACCCCCGGGCATCAATGTCTTCCAACAGACCCGGCACCTCGGTATCACTGGGCAAACGGGAGAGCAGTGCGCCGAACGACTTTTCCATTTCAACCATCTGCGCCCGGTACTCTTCCAGGTTGGCGGCCTGGAAACTCTTGGTCTCGAAGGTCTGGCGCAGATTGGTCTCTTCAGCCACCACGCGATCAAGCTGGGTATTCAGATCTTTGACTTTCAGGTAATAGGTCAGCGCAAAGACCACGACCACCAACAGCACACAGACGAATATCTTGCCCGGCAGAGGCCAGACACCAATGCGTTCAAAGTCGATGTCGTTGACATCAAAGTTTTTCAACTGCTCCAGGGTATCGGAAAATGCCATGATCAGTTTCCTCCCTCATCAACACCGGCCTGATCTGCCGGCGCAGAGGTGCGTACCGACATTCTGAAGGCATTTGCCTGTTCACCCTGCTCCGGTGCGGCGGTCA is a window from the Marinimicrobium koreense genome containing:
- a CDS encoding pilus assembly protein PilP, which encodes MNRIITFTSLAICLAALTACGSSSDHRDLQQYIQQTKARPAGQIEPLPAFQPYRPFSYSAMTLRSPFDPPAREEERRVQLSGKQVQPDLNREKEYLESFNVANLTMVGTLTKNGQLWALINDGQGGVHAVTEGNYLGKNHGRIVSASRSQLELLEIVADGANGWVERPRIIELQEKE
- a CDS encoding type 4a pilus biogenesis protein PilO gives rise to the protein MAFSDTLEQLKNFDVNDIDFERIGVWPLPGKIFVCVLLVVVVFALTYYLKVKDLNTQLDRVVAEETNLRQTFETKSFQAANLEEYRAQMVEMEKSFGALLSRLPSDTEVPGLLEDIDARGSESGLDINSIRLESEQQSEYYVELPISIDVEGGYHDLGTFVSGVAGMPRIVTLHNFTIARQQDSGTLTMQIGAKTYRYKSQDESSDE